The following are encoded in a window of Mustela nigripes isolate SB6536 chromosome 3, MUSNIG.SB6536, whole genome shotgun sequence genomic DNA:
- the INHA gene encoding inhibin alpha chain has protein sequence MSPHLPLLLLLLLSPKSGHGCHGPELDRALVLAKVRALFLDALGPPTLSGEGGDPGGRRLPRRHAQGGFLRRGSEPREEEDVSQAILFPATGARCMDQPVARELTPEAEDGLFTYVFRPSQHMRSRQVTSAHLWFHTGLDRRSKVASNSSGPLLSLLALSSGVPMAVPMSLGQAPPRWAVLQLAPSALPLLTNPVLVLLLRCPLCSCSARPEATPFLVAHTRARPPSVGERARRSTPPLPWPWSPAALRLLQRPPEEPASYADCHRAALNISFQELGWDGWIVYPPNFIFHYCHGGCGLSAPPDLSLPGPGVPPTPVQPPSLLPGAQPCCAALPGTMRPLRVRTTSDGGYSFKYETVPNLLTQHCACI, from the exons ATGTCGCCCCATCTGCCACTCCTGCTCCTCTTGCTGCTGTCCCCAAAGAGTGGGCATGGCTGCCATGGGCCAGAGCTGGACCGGGCACTTGTGCTGGCCAAGGTGAGGGCCCTGTTCTTGGATGCTCTGGGGCCCCCCACACTGTCCGGGGAAGGCGGGGACCCTGGAGGCAGGCGTCTGCCCCGAAGACATGCCCAGGGGGGCTTCCTGCGCAGGGGCTCtgagcccagggaggaggaggatgtCTCCCAGGCCATCCTTTTCCCAGCTACAG gTGCCAGGTGCATGGACCAGCCAGTGGCTAGAGAGCTGACCCCAGAGGCAGAGGACGGCCTCTTCACATACGTGTTCCGGCCATCCCAGCACATGCGCAGCCGCCAAGTGACTTCAGCCCACCTGTGGTTCCACACGGGACTGGACAGGCGGAGCAAAGTGGCTTCCAATAGCTCTGGGCCCCTGCTAAGCCTGCTGGCGCTGTCATCGGGGGTCCCCATGGCCGTGCCCATGTCATTGGGCCAAGCACCCCCTCGCTGGGCGGTGCTGCAGCTcgccccctctgccctccctctgctgACCAACCCAGTCTTGGTGCTGCTGCTCCGCTGCCCTCTCTGTTCCTGCTCAGCCCGGCCCGAGGCCACACCCTTCCTGGTGGCCCACACCCGGGCCAGGCCACCCAGTGTGGGGGAGCGAGCCCGACGTTCCACTCCCCCGTTGCCCTGGCCCTGGTCTCCGGCGGCGCTGCGTCTGCTCCAGAGGCCTCCGGAGGAACCTGCCTCCTATGCCGACTGTCACAGAGCTGCCCTCAATATCTCCTTCCAGGAGCTGGGCTGGGACGGGTGGATTGTATACCCGCCCAATTTCATCTTCCACTATTGCCATGGGGGATGTGGGCTGTCTGCCCCACCGGACCTGTCCCTGCCGGGGCCCGGGGTTCCTCCCACCCCTGTCCAACCTCCTTCTTTGTTGCCAGGGGCACAGCCCTGCTGTGCTGCCCTCCCTGGGACCATGAGGCCCCTACGTGTCCGTACCACCTCAGACGGTGGCTACTCTTTCAAGTATGAGACGGTGCCCAACCTTCTCACACAACACTGTGCTTGTATCTGA